Proteins encoded together in one Rossellomorea sp. y25 window:
- a CDS encoding DegV family protein codes for MKTAIVTDSTAYIPKELRDQLNIHMIPLSVILGGETYQEEVDITASEFYEEVSIQQKLPTTSQPPVGKFVELFEKLSRNYDAVISIHLSSGISGTYQGAVQAGEMVEGIEVYAYDSEISCMIQGFYAIEAAKLGRQGKTAGEIVALLDEMKQSVQAYFMVDDLAHLQRGGRLSQAQAIIGSLLQVKPLLHFVDKVIVPFEKIRTKKKALKRVESLLEEAVSSGEEFQASIIHANREEEAIEWMNELQAKYPNVEFNVSIFGPVIGTHLGEGSMGMGWARKMSR; via the coding sequence ATGAAAACGGCAATTGTAACGGATAGTACAGCCTACATCCCGAAAGAATTGCGTGATCAACTGAACATACATATGATTCCTCTCAGTGTTATTTTGGGAGGAGAAACTTATCAAGAAGAAGTTGATATTACGGCAAGTGAATTTTATGAAGAGGTCAGCATCCAGCAAAAGCTACCAACGACTTCTCAACCCCCTGTCGGGAAGTTCGTCGAGCTATTCGAAAAACTTTCACGGAACTACGATGCCGTCATTTCCATCCACTTATCGAGTGGGATAAGCGGTACGTATCAAGGGGCCGTTCAAGCTGGGGAAATGGTCGAAGGAATTGAAGTGTATGCGTATGATTCCGAGATCAGCTGCATGATTCAGGGCTTCTATGCGATTGAAGCGGCCAAGCTGGGTCGTCAAGGGAAAACGGCTGGAGAAATCGTTGCGTTATTGGATGAAATGAAGCAATCTGTACAGGCATACTTCATGGTTGATGACCTGGCTCATTTGCAACGCGGAGGCAGATTATCACAAGCACAGGCGATCATCGGAAGCCTTTTGCAGGTGAAACCACTTCTGCACTTTGTGGATAAAGTCATCGTTCCTTTTGAAAAAATCCGTACGAAGAAGAAAGCATTGAAGCGGGTGGAGTCTTTGCTTGAAGAAGCCGTGTCTTCCGGAGAAGAGTTTCAAGCTTCGATCATCCATGCGAATCGCGAAGAAGAGGCGATTGAGTGGATGAATGAGCTTCAGGCTAAATACCCGAACGTTGAATTTAATGTCAGCATTTTTGGTCCTGTAATCGGTACTCATTTAGGTGAGGGATCGATGGGGATGGGATGGGCTCGGAAGATGAGTCGTTAA
- a CDS encoding TIGR03826 family flagellar region protein: MSEIINCPRCNEIFMKNKFRDVCDTCYKEEENMYEAVYQFLKKRENRAATMARVIEVTGVDEELLYKWVKKGRIQTKQFPNMGYPCDKCGKIIGTGRICEGCSSELLNDLKQFEAEREWESKVKESGLKTYYTVRNKN, encoded by the coding sequence ATGTCAGAAATTATTAACTGTCCACGGTGTAACGAGATTTTTATGAAAAATAAATTCAGGGATGTATGTGATACGTGCTATAAAGAAGAAGAAAACATGTACGAAGCAGTCTACCAATTTCTAAAGAAACGGGAAAACCGGGCTGCCACCATGGCCCGTGTGATCGAAGTGACGGGTGTTGACGAGGAGCTTCTCTATAAATGGGTGAAAAAGGGCAGGATTCAAACGAAACAATTTCCGAACATGGGTTATCCGTGTGATAAATGCGGGAAGATTATTGGGACGGGGAGGATCTGCGAAGGGTGTTCCAGTGAGCTTTTAAATGACCTTAAACAGTTCGAAGCGGAGAGAGAATGGGAGAGTAAAGTGAAGGAATCGGGTCTGAAAACGTATTACACAGTGAGAAATAAGAACTAG
- the flgM gene encoding flagellar biosynthesis anti-sigma factor FlgM: protein MMKINNIGNQNINPYKRNLNKMDQVSKMGKLASDKIEISSAAKEMQEVSKLGKERQARVEELKDQVQSGNYTIDPKAIAKGLKNFYNGN, encoded by the coding sequence ATGATGAAGATTAACAATATCGGAAATCAAAACATTAATCCTTATAAGCGCAATCTTAACAAAATGGATCAAGTCAGCAAAATGGGGAAATTGGCTTCAGACAAGATTGAGATCTCTTCTGCTGCTAAAGAGATGCAAGAGGTTTCAAAGCTCGGAAAAGAACGCCAGGCCAGAGTTGAAGAATTAAAGGATCAAGTGCAGAGCGGTAACTACACCATTGATCCGAAAGCGATTGCTAAAGGTTTAAAGAATTTTTATAACGGAAACTAG
- a CDS encoding ComF family protein, with amino-acid sequence MEVLSSDLIKGEQCLDCDRWESDTEWKGVLLQNESLYQYNDFLKEYLARYKYRGDYALAKPFAHILKNYIEKSEFDIVIPIPLSNERLYERGFNQSTALLEEAEVRPSSLLTRSHSEKQSKKTRKERLQQEQVFQLGEADVKGKRILLFDDIYTTGTTLRQAAKLLREAGAVEVSSLTLSRG; translated from the coding sequence ATGGAAGTGTTATCTTCTGACTTAATAAAAGGGGAGCAGTGCCTGGATTGCGACCGGTGGGAGTCTGACACTGAGTGGAAAGGGGTGCTCCTACAGAACGAATCACTCTATCAATATAATGATTTTCTTAAAGAGTATCTAGCTCGATACAAATATAGAGGAGACTATGCATTGGCTAAACCATTTGCACACATTCTCAAAAACTATATTGAAAAAAGTGAGTTTGATATAGTCATCCCCATCCCGCTCAGTAACGAGCGTTTATATGAAAGAGGGTTCAATCAATCCACTGCGTTGCTGGAAGAAGCAGAGGTCCGTCCCTCTTCCCTCCTTACCCGCTCACACTCGGAAAAGCAGTCTAAAAAGACACGGAAGGAAAGATTACAGCAGGAGCAGGTGTTTCAGTTAGGTGAAGCGGATGTTAAGGGAAAGAGGATCCTTCTGTTTGATGATATTTATACGACTGGAACGACGTTGAGGCAGGCAGCTAAATTGCTGCGGGAAGCGGGAGCTGTTGAAGTATCCTCTTTGACTCTTTCCAGAGGTTAA
- a CDS encoding DEAD/DEAH box helicase encodes MCLRFAFVDNRLIPELLVKEKHHSLQRISDLSSIPPRPLNESFTYSSELQSFLSSRSLLLDEIPISIEVFHEHYLNGCIAYGKGVEERLCNRCGNNKPHLFASFSCSRCHNNCTYCRNCIMMGRVSECTPLLTWCGPAPVPESPPTFHWLGTLSEAQKVASQQMVTAVKDSKDLLVWAVCGAGKTEVLFEGIHEALQQNKRVCIAAPRTDVILELSPRLKKVFPDTTIITLYGGSEERNTYGELVLTTTHQLFRFHDAFDVMIIDEVDAFPYSFDASLQWAVEKARKPDSSIIYLTATPDRNTQKQCAAGKRSYIQIPARFHRHPIPLPRFKWCGLWKKSLKKNRIPRGLKKWTCTRLHQSKQALIFFPTVEIMEKALPLFQEIDPLIESVHAEDPHRKEKVMKMRNNEIPILLTTTILERGVTIPNIDVAVLGSEEKIFTESALVQIAGRVGRSSDYPKGDVVYFHFGRTGEMIKALLHIDGMNREAVKRGLIDGK; translated from the coding sequence ATGTGTTTGCGTTTTGCTTTTGTAGACAATCGTTTGATTCCGGAATTACTTGTGAAAGAGAAGCACCACAGTTTGCAGCGGATTTCAGATCTATCTTCCATCCCACCCCGACCCCTTAATGAATCCTTCACCTATTCTTCAGAACTCCAATCCTTTCTTAGCAGCCGATCCCTGCTATTAGATGAAATCCCAATTTCCATTGAAGTCTTTCATGAGCATTATTTAAATGGATGTATTGCCTATGGAAAAGGTGTGGAGGAAAGGTTGTGCAATCGTTGTGGAAATAACAAGCCTCATTTGTTCGCTTCCTTTTCATGTTCAAGATGCCACAACAACTGTACCTACTGCCGGAATTGCATCATGATGGGCAGGGTGTCTGAATGCACACCGCTTCTGACATGGTGTGGTCCGGCACCGGTTCCTGAATCGCCACCGACTTTTCATTGGCTTGGAACTCTTTCAGAAGCGCAAAAAGTTGCTTCTCAGCAAATGGTCACTGCTGTTAAAGACAGCAAGGACCTGCTCGTATGGGCCGTGTGCGGGGCAGGGAAGACTGAGGTTCTCTTTGAGGGAATCCATGAAGCTCTTCAACAAAACAAGCGGGTATGTATTGCAGCACCTAGAACCGACGTCATTCTTGAATTGTCTCCCCGTCTCAAAAAGGTCTTTCCTGACACAACGATCATCACACTTTACGGAGGGTCTGAAGAAAGAAACACCTATGGCGAGCTCGTTCTGACCACCACACACCAGCTGTTCCGGTTTCACGACGCCTTTGACGTGATGATCATCGATGAAGTGGATGCTTTTCCGTATTCCTTTGACGCTTCTCTTCAATGGGCAGTAGAAAAAGCACGGAAACCCGATTCTTCTATTATTTACCTCACAGCAACCCCTGATCGGAACACCCAGAAGCAATGCGCGGCAGGGAAGCGATCCTATATCCAAATCCCGGCACGCTTCCACCGCCATCCGATTCCCCTGCCACGCTTTAAATGGTGCGGACTTTGGAAAAAATCCCTTAAGAAAAACCGGATTCCTCGTGGATTGAAAAAATGGACGTGCACAAGACTCCACCAATCAAAACAAGCCCTGATCTTTTTCCCCACCGTTGAAATCATGGAAAAAGCCCTCCCTCTTTTTCAAGAAATCGATCCTCTCATTGAATCTGTGCATGCAGAAGATCCCCATAGAAAAGAAAAAGTCATGAAAATGCGAAATAACGAGATTCCCATATTACTCACGACGACCATTCTGGAAAGGGGAGTCACTATACCTAATATCGATGTAGCTGTGCTCGGCTCAGAAGAAAAGATTTTCACGGAAAGCGCCCTGGTTCAAATTGCAGGGAGAGTGGGTCGGAGTTCGGACTATCCGAAAGGTGACGTCGTCTATTTTCACTTCGGCCGTACCGGTGAGATGATCAAAGCGCTCCTTCATATCGACGGCATGAATAGGGAAGCCGTGAAGCGGGGGTTGATTGATGGTAAGTAA
- a CDS encoding DMT family transporter: protein MARLYIALIGLSLIWGMSFVFIKWLVDPVGVWGTVFLRCLAGALVLLPIFFIQRKKGEKKSLPMWKLFVVGIGNAALPWTLIALSETQINSNTASILNATTPIWTGLAGFLFFSVLLTGFQWIGIIVGFIGILVLMNFEVSGIFTSDFVGVGTMVLATMSYAFASQFTKKYLAGTSVVVISTFQLLIGSAVGFVGMMLTNPISVGELLSGEVILGILGLGCLGSGVATLLYFYIMTNGGPEFASTVTYLIPGTAMIWGFVLLREPVTHNLILGLLIIFAGVFLSSRKSKKLVSTMPVGTR from the coding sequence TTGGCCAGATTATATATAGCGTTAATTGGCTTAAGTTTGATTTGGGGGATGTCGTTCGTTTTTATTAAGTGGCTGGTGGATCCAGTAGGTGTGTGGGGGACGGTATTCTTACGCTGTTTAGCCGGTGCTCTTGTGCTTCTTCCGATCTTTTTTATACAAAGGAAAAAAGGAGAGAAGAAATCGCTCCCTATGTGGAAGTTATTTGTTGTCGGGATTGGTAATGCGGCGTTGCCCTGGACTCTGATCGCGTTAAGTGAAACACAGATCAACAGTAACACTGCCTCCATTTTAAACGCAACGACTCCCATTTGGACTGGACTTGCGGGATTTTTATTTTTCTCGGTCCTATTGACCGGATTTCAATGGATTGGGATTATCGTTGGGTTTATAGGAATCCTCGTCCTGATGAATTTCGAAGTGAGCGGGATTTTCACTTCTGATTTTGTAGGGGTAGGGACGATGGTGCTTGCGACAATGAGCTACGCGTTTGCTTCACAGTTTACGAAAAAGTATCTGGCTGGAACGAGCGTGGTTGTGATTTCTACATTCCAGTTGTTGATTGGGTCAGCGGTAGGTTTTGTGGGAATGATGCTGACGAATCCAATCTCAGTTGGCGAGTTGTTATCAGGCGAGGTCATCCTGGGCATTTTAGGGTTAGGCTGTTTAGGGTCTGGAGTGGCGACGCTTCTTTATTTCTACATCATGACCAATGGAGGACCTGAATTTGCTTCGACGGTGACGTACTTGATTCCGGGTACAGCGATGATTTGGGGATTTGTTCTTCTGAGGGAGCCTGTGACTCATAATCTCATTTTAGGTTTATTGATTATCTTTGCGGGAGTGTTCCTGTCTTCCAGAAAATCGAAAAAACTGGTCTCAACCATGCCTGTCGGTACGAGGTAA
- a CDS encoding tetratricopeptide repeat protein: MDYSVIGKKIKELRKVVGLTQGELADGICTQALISRIEKGDIYPSATSLYQISKKLGVDVNYFFEIGTTPRLDYIKEVERQLRKLRIKHRYTEMMEMVAAEENNPLFKEEANLQLLYWHKGIYKFEVEHNWEDAFPLLEKAFSLTANSKKALSEREMEILLAFGAFYFGMEKYQEALDYYEEVRGAINTTGQLNDKSIKTRLLYNIARVLTRLGNYKDSIKYCKEAIKWCIEEEHLYGLGQLHYHIGYNFELEENYEQALLYIKKSILIFEMLENDEHLTYLTNKIEEISQKTLS, encoded by the coding sequence GTGGATTATTCTGTTATTGGGAAAAAAATTAAAGAGCTAAGAAAAGTAGTTGGATTGACTCAAGGTGAATTAGCAGACGGGATTTGTACCCAAGCTCTCATCAGTCGAATTGAAAAAGGAGACATTTATCCAAGCGCTACTTCTCTCTATCAAATTTCAAAGAAACTCGGAGTGGATGTTAACTATTTCTTTGAAATTGGGACGACTCCCCGTCTTGATTACATAAAAGAGGTTGAGCGTCAATTGCGTAAATTAAGAATCAAGCACAGATATACAGAAATGATGGAGATGGTGGCTGCAGAAGAAAACAACCCACTCTTTAAAGAAGAGGCTAATCTTCAGCTTCTTTATTGGCATAAAGGAATCTATAAATTTGAGGTTGAGCATAACTGGGAGGATGCTTTTCCACTACTGGAAAAAGCATTTTCCCTGACAGCAAATAGTAAGAAAGCATTGTCAGAAAGGGAGATGGAGATTCTTCTTGCTTTTGGTGCCTTCTATTTTGGTATGGAAAAATATCAAGAAGCTCTTGATTACTATGAGGAAGTCAGAGGAGCTATAAATACTACCGGGCAACTAAATGATAAATCAATTAAAACACGCTTGCTATACAATATTGCAAGGGTCTTAACACGATTAGGAAATTACAAGGACTCCATAAAGTATTGTAAGGAAGCGATAAAATGGTGTATTGAAGAAGAGCATTTGTACGGTTTAGGACAGCTGCATTATCATATTGGGTATAATTTTGAGTTGGAAGAGAATTACGAACAAGCCTTACTTTATATTAAAAAATCGATTTTGATCTTTGAAATGCTTGAAAATGATGAGCATTTAACTTATTTGACAAACAAAATAGAGGAGATATCTCAAAAAACACTCTCATAA
- a CDS encoding flagellar protein FlgN: MPVTSLIATLEKLYKLHKSLFDLSVGKTDVIKRGAMDELDVVLKDEQKHIAAINTLEMNRQRESEYYLQSLGVRLEKNPTISLCIQYSSPEDQKTLGYWQQKLVDMIAELKARNELNQKLVYQSLQFVNMNLSMLQPQSEKLTYSRPNGDKSIPAGRSMFDSKA; this comes from the coding sequence ATGCCGGTAACGTCACTAATTGCAACGTTAGAAAAACTATATAAGCTGCACAAAAGTTTGTTCGATCTTTCTGTTGGAAAAACGGATGTTATCAAGAGAGGTGCCATGGACGAACTGGACGTTGTACTAAAGGACGAACAAAAGCATATCGCGGCCATCAATACGCTTGAGATGAATAGACAACGGGAGTCAGAGTACTATCTTCAATCGCTTGGAGTCCGTTTGGAGAAAAACCCAACGATCTCTCTCTGTATTCAGTACAGTTCACCTGAAGATCAAAAGACTCTTGGATACTGGCAGCAGAAACTTGTTGATATGATAGCCGAGTTAAAGGCCCGGAACGAACTCAATCAAAAGCTTGTCTATCAATCTCTTCAATTTGTCAATATGAACCTATCGATGCTGCAGCCTCAATCAGAAAAATTGACTTATTCTCGTCCAAACGGTGACAAGTCGATACCAGCAGGAAGATCCATGTTCGATTCGAAAGCATAA
- a CDS encoding VOC family protein — protein MNFKKIHHIAIICLDYHLSKDFYVNKLGFEIKQEIYREERDSYKLDLALNGEYIIELFSFPDAPVRPSYPEAQGLRHLAFEVEDIEESVRRLNEKDIETEEIRLDPYTHKRFTFFEDPDGLPLEIYESE, from the coding sequence ATGAATTTTAAAAAAATCCACCACATCGCAATCATCTGCTTAGATTACCATCTTTCAAAAGACTTTTATGTCAACAAACTTGGTTTTGAAATAAAACAAGAAATCTACAGGGAAGAAAGAGACTCATACAAACTGGATTTAGCGCTAAATGGAGAATACATCATCGAACTATTTTCATTCCCTGACGCACCGGTCCGCCCAAGTTATCCGGAAGCTCAAGGGTTACGCCATTTAGCATTTGAAGTAGAGGATATTGAGGAGAGTGTAAGACGTTTAAATGAAAAGGATATTGAAACAGAAGAAATAAGACTAGATCCATATACTCATAAACGTTTCACTTTCTTTGAGGATCCCGATGGACTTCCACTAGAAATATATGAAAGCGAGTAG
- a CDS encoding manganese-dependent inorganic pyrophosphatase encodes MSKTLIFGHKNPDTDTITSALVYADLKTKIGMDVEPVRLGEVNGETQYALDYFNVDAPRLVEKVAGETDTVILVDHNERQQSAEDIEEVRVLEVIDHHRIANFETADPLYYRAEPVGCTATILNKIYKEKGVEVTKEMAGLMLSAIISDSLLFKSPTCTDEDVAAANELAEIAGVDAQVYGLDMLKAGANMSTKSVAELVTLDAKEFSMGNAKVEVAQINVVDVNDVFGRQAEVEAAMETMIKEKGLDLFLLVVTDILENDSTALALGSKTAEVEKAFNVTLQNNTALLKGVVSRKKQIVPVLTDAMK; translated from the coding sequence ATGAGTAAAACACTTATTTTCGGACACAAAAATCCAGATACAGATACGATCACGTCTGCACTCGTATATGCTGATTTGAAGACAAAAATCGGGATGGACGTTGAGCCTGTACGTTTAGGTGAAGTCAACGGTGAAACCCAATATGCCCTTGACTACTTTAACGTTGACGCACCTCGTTTGGTTGAAAAGGTTGCCGGTGAAACCGACACGGTTATCCTTGTTGACCATAATGAGCGCCAGCAAAGCGCAGAAGACATCGAAGAAGTACGTGTTCTTGAAGTCATCGACCATCACCGAATCGCCAACTTCGAAACGGCAGACCCTTTATACTACCGTGCAGAGCCGGTTGGTTGTACGGCAACGATCTTAAACAAGATTTACAAGGAAAAAGGAGTAGAGGTAACGAAGGAAATGGCTGGATTAATGCTTTCAGCGATCATCTCAGATTCTCTATTATTTAAATCTCCAACCTGTACTGATGAAGACGTAGCAGCAGCGAATGAACTGGCTGAAATCGCTGGTGTTGATGCTCAAGTGTACGGATTGGACATGTTAAAAGCCGGTGCGAACATGAGCACGAAATCCGTGGCGGAGCTTGTAACCCTTGATGCGAAAGAATTCTCAATGGGCAACGCGAAGGTGGAAGTGGCTCAAATCAACGTTGTCGATGTGAATGACGTATTCGGACGTCAAGCGGAAGTGGAAGCTGCGATGGAAACAATGATCAAAGAAAAAGGATTGGATCTTTTCTTACTTGTTGTGACTGACATTCTGGAAAATGACTCAACGGCATTGGCTCTTGGAAGCAAAACTGCGGAAGTGGAAAAAGCATTCAATGTAACACTTCAAAACAATACAGCCCTATTAAAAGGCGTTGTATCACGTAAGAAGCAGATCGTACCTGTGTTGACGGATGCGATGAAATAA
- the murB gene encoding UDP-N-acetylmuramate dehydrogenase yields the protein MYNKEKVFEELSKVMHSDNIKRDELLREHLYTKLGGKADFFLTPTTYEEVQNIVKLSNEVDVPFTLLGNGSNLIVKDGGIRGIVLHLKNFTDIKTTDQLIVAQSGAAIIDVSRRALAEKLSGLEFACGIPGTVGGALFMNAGAYGGEIKDVLDYCHVVDREGNLVKRTAAELELDYRHSNISEKGDIVLEATFSLKPGDYEEIKAIMDDLTDKRESKQPLEYPSCGSVFKRPPGYFAGKLIQDSELQGTNFGGAEVSTKHAGFIVNKDNATASDYISLIEHVQKTVKEKFDVELEREVRIIGEDLE from the coding sequence ATGTACAATAAGGAAAAAGTGTTTGAAGAATTATCAAAGGTGATGCATTCTGACAATATCAAACGTGACGAATTGTTAAGAGAGCATCTGTATACGAAGTTAGGCGGAAAAGCAGATTTCTTCTTAACGCCAACCACTTATGAAGAAGTGCAAAACATCGTGAAGCTGTCAAATGAAGTGGATGTTCCTTTTACTCTATTAGGAAACGGATCGAATTTGATTGTAAAAGACGGTGGAATTCGCGGGATCGTTCTTCATTTAAAGAACTTCACAGACATCAAAACGACCGATCAACTGATTGTCGCTCAAAGTGGAGCAGCGATCATCGATGTGTCAAGACGTGCGTTAGCTGAAAAATTATCAGGACTTGAATTCGCCTGTGGGATTCCAGGTACCGTTGGTGGCGCTCTATTCATGAACGCCGGGGCTTATGGCGGAGAAATCAAAGATGTTCTGGATTATTGCCATGTCGTCGACCGTGAAGGGAACTTGGTAAAGCGTACAGCTGCAGAATTGGAGCTTGATTACCGTCACAGTAATATTTCTGAAAAAGGCGATATTGTACTGGAAGCAACCTTCAGCTTGAAGCCTGGCGACTACGAAGAGATCAAGGCCATCATGGACGATCTGACAGATAAACGGGAATCCAAGCAGCCACTGGAATATCCATCTTGCGGAAGTGTCTTTAAACGCCCGCCTGGATATTTCGCCGGAAAGCTTATTCAGGATAGTGAGCTTCAAGGAACGAACTTTGGCGGCGCTGAAGTCTCCACGAAGCATGCCGGTTTCATCGTGAATAAAGACAATGCGACAGCCTCGGATTATATTTCACTCATTGAACACGTTCAAAAAACAGTGAAAGAAAAATTTGATGTGGAACTTGAACGGGAAGTACGCATCATCGGTGAAGATCTAGAATAA